CCTATAACAAAATTATTTATTGGCATCATATATTCTATACCTCCTTTTAACCCATTATTATGTCTAATTATATAGATAAAAATCTTTCGTTATAGTATAATTACTGCCACAAATAAAGGAAACTCTTTATGACGCTAGTATTAGGAATAGAAAGCACATGTGACGACACAGGATGCGCCGTAGTTCGCGACGGCGTGGAGATACTCTCTAACGTCGTATCTTCGCAGATCGACATCCACAATGCCTTCGGCGGCGTCGTCCCCGAGCTCGCCTCTCGCCACCATATTGATATCATCATCCCCGTTATACAGAAAGCCCTCGAAGACGCCAATGTCACCCTCGACGATATAGGCCTCTTCGCCGTAGCAAAAGGCCCCGGACTTATAGGTTCTCTTCTTATCGGCCTCAACGCCGCAAAAGCTCTGGCTTTCGCCACAAAAAAGCCTTTCGTCGGCGTCAACCATGTCGAAGCACACCTTTACGCCGCTATGATGCCTGCTATTGAAAAATTGGTATTCCCACTGCTGGGCGTTGTCATCTCGGGAGGACACACCTTCCTAGCACGTATCGACGCCATTGGAGAATATACTATAATAGGCACTACCGTCGACGATGCCATCGGCGAAGCCTTCGACAAAGCAGCGAAGATAATGGGACTCCCCTATCCTGGCGGCCCTGAGATCGAGAAACTCGCCATTAATGGCGACGCCAGCAGATACGACTTCAAGCCTTCCAAGATAAAAGGCAGGCCTTTCGACTTCTCCTTCAGCGGCCTCAAGACAAAAGTCCTATATACCGTGAAAGGTCAAAGCTCGCAGATGAAAAGCCCACTGATCATCGAAGAATCCGACAAGAAACACGTCGCTGCAGCGTTCCAAGAAGCTGCTTTCAGTGACATCATCGCAAAAGCATCGCTCGCCCTAGAGAAATACCCCGACATCAACGGCATCGTCTTCGGTGGTGGCGTAACCAATAACGACGCCATACGCGATATCGTAGCGAAGAAATTCCCTGAGACGCCGGTATTCTGGCCAGCGCGTGCCCTTACACAAGACAACGCCGCGATGATCGCCGGCCTTGGATACCACCACTATTCACAAGAGGGCGACGCCCTCGATCTCGAGCCCATGACACGTCTGGCCCTCGAAGACCTCGATAACACTTACAACAAAAAATAATAGGAAAATTATGAATTTTACAATAGAATCTTTTTTAAAAACCTCTGTATATTCCCGCGACGACGCCGCAATAGGATTGCAGCGAT
This genomic stretch from Waddliaceae bacterium harbors:
- the tsaD gene encoding tRNA (adenosine(37)-N6)-threonylcarbamoyltransferase complex transferase subunit TsaD; this translates as MTLVLGIESTCDDTGCAVVRDGVEILSNVVSSQIDIHNAFGGVVPELASRHHIDIIIPVIQKALEDANVTLDDIGLFAVAKGPGLIGSLLIGLNAAKALAFATKKPFVGVNHVEAHLYAAMMPAIEKLVFPLLGVVISGGHTFLARIDAIGEYTIIGTTVDDAIGEAFDKAAKIMGLPYPGGPEIEKLAINGDASRYDFKPSKIKGRPFDFSFSGLKTKVLYTVKGQSSQMKSPLIIEESDKKHVAAAFQEAAFSDIIAKASLALEKYPDINGIVFGGGVTNNDAIRDIVAKKFPETPVFWPARALTQDNAAMIAGLGYHHYSQEGDALDLEPMTRLALEDLDNTYNKK